The DNA sequence cacctattgaggttctccggtgatgctgcctactcaattattcaaatattccttacaccaagtcaagcctgatgcaccaattaagtcatacagtgtggaaacgggcccaacagcccaacttgcccatctcaaccaacatgccccgtctatactagtcctacctgccccacatttggcccacgaccctctaaacctttcctatccatgttcctgtccaagtatcttttaaattttagatataataataataataatgcattacatttatatagcgcttttcatatactcaaagacgctttacagagatttagagaacatagggaaatgaataaatagataaataagtaaataagtaaacgaacagagaaaggagacagaaggtgaggtgaccttcagtggttgaaggcagtactgaacaggtgagacttcagcgatgttttgaatgtggtgagtgtggaggagtctctaacggtttggggtagtgagttccatagggtgggagcagcgatggagaaagccctgtccccccaggatctgagtttggtctggatgtggggagataggagattggcagcagcagagcggagggtgcaggtgggagtgtgcctgtggaggaggtcgttcaggtaggatggggccaggttatggagggctttgtaggttatgaggaggattttgtactggattctctgggggatggggagccagtggagtttgtaaaggacgggggtgatatggtcacggatcggggtgtgggtgagtagacgggcagcggagttttgaatgtattgaagtttactgatgatttttgagggtgcgccatagaggaggctgttgcagtagtccagacgggaggtgatgaaggtgtggatgagggtttctgcagctgtggaggagagggatggacggagacgggcaatgtttttgaggtggaagaaggctgtctttgtgatgtgtttgatgtgtttgtcgaaggagagggtttgatcaaagatgattccaagattccggatgtgaggggaggtggatactgggagaccatcaacgttgaggatgaagttttgggtggatttggtgagcgtttttggaccaatgatgatgatttcagatttgttgcaattgagtttgaggaattttgattgaagccaagattttatttcagtgatgcagtttgtcagtgtagagtgtgtggtgggggagattgacttggtggagatgaggagttggatatcatcggcgaagcagtagaagttgagaccatgacggcggattaattgaccaagggggaacaggtagaggatgaagaggagggggccaaggactgagcattgggggacaccttgggggaggggagcggtgggggatttacagttgttaatggagatgaactggtgtctgtcagagaggtaagatttgaaccaggatagggctgtgccggtgatgttaaaggaggtttcaagtcgggtgaggagaatggagtgatttatggtgtcaaaggcggcgctgaggtcaagtaggatgaggatgttgaggttgccagcgtcggaggagaggagaatgtcgtttgtgattttgaggagcgcagtttcagtacagtggttggagcggaatccggattggaaagtttcatacaggttattggtagagaggtggtatttgagttgggaagctacagcacgttccaaaactttggacagaaagggtaggttggagattgatctgaagttgtttggggtgtcagggtttagaccaggttttttcagaatgggggtgacagcagcgattttgagggatggcgggacaatgccagtggacagggaggagtttattgttgcagtgataagtggagagagagcaggaaggcaggccttgacaaagctggaggggatggggtccagagagcaggtggcagtttttattcctgtgaagaggtcagagaggtcggtggtggagactggggagaactgaggcaggggttgacaggataagggggggcaggtggtttgagggggagcaggtgcgttggtggttaaggtgctgtagatgttgtctatacagcatcagggttcaatcctgactacgggtgctgtctgcacagtttgtacattctccgtgtgaccacatgggtttcctccaggtgatctggtatccatccacatttcaaagacgtgcagattggtaggttaattggttccgtTACGAATTCTAAAATGTCTCctgagtgtgtatgatagtgttgatggtaatggtcatagtgttgatggtttgctacggactaggtgggctgaagggcctgttttcgagctgcacctctgaaatgaactaaactatacGAAACTAAGTTCATCCAATGGTGCGGATGTCACTGGAGTTTAACAATTCATCTGAACGTCAGCATCTAattcccccagcaccccacagggATGGTCACCCTTGGTAAACGTGAATTTTCgtgaacagtctgtgacccatagcgctgtggccattGTGCTATATTTAAACTCCACAGCGCTGTGCCCATAGtatactgcccaacctgctgaatgccgacaatgttttctgttttttgttggcAGTTTATGCTCAGTCACACATTCCAATCACCCAATCAACTggataaagttttttttaaaaacagatccTGAAAATCCAAATGGAAACACCATTCGTCGTCGGTATTAGACGTGAAATATaaagtctgtttcaccttgcctgacctgctgagaattttgggcaatttctgcttttattccacattttaagccatgcatgtggttTGGGCCGCAGGTATGGTagcaggtgacaaaagtcacttattaaatcagattcccgctgtttctgcaattgtcaaagttaattctcaaagttacagctggtctgtggtcgcaccgcgtggcgttgctgccatctagtggcgggaccaagaagtgacgcagttaacgcgttgaaatgaacggatcgacagctctgattccacttgctgtttatttctctcttcccacatttacattccccctggttttatttccgcgctcattggagttttacgacgcggaatttggggattaaatgggagccgttcagcgccgacctgttgtccaccgggtttctgccccacagcccctgagccccgctcctgacgccggtccccggacccgacccttttacacacccggagcggaaccggagcagatcctcagccagtttccaccccaaggcccgaagaaaggataaagtttctccgtgaatttattcccagtgaaggtgtggagatgggacttggtgtccgcatcgtaaaatgaaactgtcccggactcgtaactgagataaactcccaccctcccggggatgggacgggcggggagacgggatggaggggaggtgagtgcatcaaacccgtcaccacccccgcctgatgctccagactccagtctccggggtcggtgtgaccggtctcttcctctccacagactctgcggcgactcccagactctagccccgactccccgccacctccacctcccagtaatgtctccccgatgtgaatccctccgatcccagcacacacacactgactgtaaacctcttcccggtgtcagggagactcctccgggtccgggtccgtctcaccctcttccgatcctcagacacctcgagccccggagccgctgtttccacatccagggtgacgaagactggggggagaagcagagaatcagagagtccccgggggtcggggggagactcgggcagcgcggccccgggaccgggggagaggccgcatcTATCCCGAATTTTTTATCCAGGGattgagaggggaatttcgtgaggtgggggagggtggatggagAGGACAaatgtggagagtgaggaggattgcgagattgcggtggggatgggggaatgaagcgggttattcagatatggaggcagatcggagcaggtgaatattgaggtgagcggtaatttgaggttgttaaagaggaggtagaggtgagtggtggggtcgtcatgatcacagtgaaagggggcagacatgAGGGGCCAGATTACCTGCTCCTGTGTTGTTTGAGTGGcgggtgagacaaagggaagggtgggtttgttagtcaattggagtgggtgcaaaaggatttacaacaacttcatcaggtctgaagggctgggttattaggtgaagttggacagtcagaaggtcataatgtcatcgatgaaagtattagaatttggccattcggcccagcaagtctactccgccattcaatcatggctgatctatctctcactcctaaccccattctcctgctttctccccataatctcagacacctgtactaatcgagaatccagctatctctgccttaaaaatatccaccgactcggcctccacagccttctgtggcaatgaattccacaattcaccgccctctgattaaaagcatttcccctcatctccttccgaaaagaacatcctttaattctgaggctatgacctatagtccgagactctctcactaatgcaaacatcctctccacatccattctatccaagcctttcactattcggtatttttcaatgaggtcccccctcattcttctaaacaccagcgagtacaggcccaatgacagcaaacgctcatcataggttaatctacccATTACTGgaacagactattcagactgggacatttcttcttgggagcctgtcagagagacattacagatgtgtataagatgcacagataaggtgattagtcacaatactttacccaaggtcggagagtctaaacctcgagcgcatcagtttaaggtgagagtggaaacaataaaaaggacccgAGGAGCAGGTTTtccagtcagtgggtagtgtagatgtggaacgatctgacagaggaagtggtcgaggcaggtacaattacaacagttcacagagaattgggtagatacgtggataagaaagacttggaaggatatgagccagactcaggcaagtggggctagcttcgttgggcaacttggttgggatggtcgagtcgagtcaaaagggcctgttgctgtgctacaaagctctctgactctgtgatgcttcccagcagatgagcttggtgggagatcaaatcttcaatttcccttcagtccaaaataccattaatctttgcatcctagtattacttaaagatagtgtgatatcatgagaggtagagtcatagaggggaaatacatttcctcccggtggatgcaacaaggactacaaaccatcatggctgccagcaaaagactacaaaacccatagtcagcagggctgcctgccctgctgacactgattgctgcccagctgaaccagatgagctgattgcctcagtgagagagctaaaagggaagggaagcagtatatttaaaaggagagacaacgactggagcagacagggagagaagcagtgtttgagttatattttgtaagaaggcagcaagttacagttttgatttaactacctgtattggttttgtgtacctgtctgcaaacaattaagtttacctgtttttggaaaagactaaatatatggaatttaagtttgaaaacaagaacttttctgtcttcatttccggcacccacacctcccaaccttcaagagaaaagctcccgacctctcaagacatcacaatggaCACAATCAAaggaagacgcaaaatgctgcagtaactcagcgggacaggcagcatctctggatagaaggaatgggtgatatttcggtttgagacccttcttaggcctgaagaagggtctcgacccgaaacatcacccattccttctctgctgaggtgctgcctgtcccgctgatttactccagcattttgtgtctacttttgatttaaacctgcaactgcagttcattcctacacatattacttcaagatgtcagaaacaagaacaatggaaaagctataagctttaccttgcttgaagtcatcagatgtttctttaaatgtcgtgttgaatgaaacagggcaatgaaacttgtcaatcggcaaggcctcctctaccaccgacagtggtttggcttcatcacgaaccctgcgaatatttaacagccggttatcaactgagcattagaaatgttttgaactgttccacgaaaacttacaatgtttccgtcaagagcatgtcctaccttcgcttgcgaccagcttcctcctgaaagaaataaaacacaaaatctcaattgactgagatggaccgtcctcatcccgacagcgggaatttctccacatttctacaaccctctgataattcccatttcccaactcttatcgccgctgTCATGTAGATAGAAAGCGGACATTGCTGTCGAGACGTAGAACGAtgggggaaaagcacaaggaatgttcatgaaaatgacgccataactgagaggatggagctcaatgcaaagactggacaggtcgtgggattttatctggagaagatgtcaggaatgataagataggatttaagtttatcggtggatttagatgtgtgaggatgaaataatatttcaatagacaatagacaatgggtgcaggagtaggccattcgacccttcgagccagcaccgccattcaatgtgatcatgactgatcattctcaatcagtaccccgttcctgccttctccccataccccttgactccgctatccgtaagagctttatctcgctctctcttgaatgcattcagagaattggcctccactgcattctgagtcatagtattccacagattcacaactatctgactgaaaaatgtattcctcatctccgttctaaatggcctaccccatattcttaaactgtggccccttgttctggcctcccccaacattgggaacatgtttcctgcctctaacgattccaacccctcaataatcttatacgtttcgataagatcccctctcatccttctaaattccagtgtatacaagcctagtcgcttcagtctttcaacatatgacagtcccgccattccgggaattaacctagtaaacctacgctgcacgccctcaatagcaagaatatccttcctcaaatttggagaccaaaactgaacacagtattccaggtgcggtctcactagggccctgtacaactgcagaaggacctctttgctccaatactcaactcctcttgttatgaaggccaacattccattggctttcttcactgcctgctgtacctgcatgcttcctttcagtgactgatgcactacgacacccagatcttgttgtacgtcctctttcctaacttgacaccattcagataattctctgccttcctattcttaacagcaaagtggataacctcacacttatccacattaaactgcatctgccatgcatccgcccactcacacaacctgtccaagtcaccctgcaacctgatagcatcttcctcacagttcacactaccacccagctttgtatcatccgcaaatttgctaatggtacttttaatcccttcatccaagtcattaatgtatattgtaaatagctgcggtcccagcaccgagccttgcggtaccccactagttactgcctgccattctgaaaaggacccatttatccccactctttgctttctgtctgtcaaccaattttctatccatgtcactaccctacctctaataccatgtgctctaattttgtccactaatctccaatgtggaaccttgtcaaaggctttctgaaagtcgaagtacaccacatccaccggctttccccagtcaattttcctagttacttcctcaaagaattccagaagattagtcaagcatgatttcccctttgtaaatccacgctgaccgaCCCTGTTACTAATGCTCCAAATTTCGCCGCACTAATTACTAATTGTTAGTGCTGTTACTaattgctccgcaatttcgtcttttataattggctacagcatcttccccaccactgatgtaagactaactggtctataatttcccattttctctctccctcctttcttaaaaagtgggagaacattatctaccctccaatccacaggaactgatcctgaatctatagaacattggaagatgatcaccaatgtgtccacaatttctagcgccacctcctttagtatcctgggatgcagaccatcagggcctgggtatttatcagccttcagtcccatcagtctacccaacaccatttcctgcctaatgtgcctAATTCCTGCCtaatctctaatcgatgggagtgcaaaaatcaaagctgaaatgtaacgtggtcttcaacaaataccgaaaggaatgcagtcatgagaacatggacctcactagcattggagggaatgaagacaacagcagagatacatttaagggcaagcgggataaactcgtgagcactcctggaattcggggtattgttaccggatgtggtgagtagatgggagagatgttgagtggagcagaaatcttgactggataggatgggccgaatggcctgactatgatgtagaatgggatgtcattccATGGTGAACAAAgttgggtaaaacaaacagagcaaattcccccaaggtcaccacccactgctgatgggaaccagatatagatgatcaatctgctgtgtgcgccacgttctagatttcaatgttaatccccacaatgtggtcatggctgatctagcccaggactgaactcctccgctttgatttcagttccctgaattttcaaaaatgtatcttccgctggtataaatacgtctaacaggttaaacctctgagtctcttggttggagaatcccagagatttactgccctctgtccattcgtgGTTCTTGAGTCAGATATAGAatcacccgtcgtagttctgaactccacagaatacaaacacctctctacattctggccaggcagtcctgagatcccatagattatgtgggaggccaattagtttgggaacaacaacaactggaacagatgaaacatttacccagttctgaattactggtaaatgtcgcatttatttctgaaataaccccctccattttgtgactgcactttcacttcgccagactgtggtgtaacccctcaccttcagaaacaccacactgtccttttgatccatctgctgctgcaacttagagagttcctcctgaatagattttaaattctcttcaatctctccaagatttttcttcattctattcagaatcctcttctcttcctcccggatatctgccagtacacgctgctctttctcagtgagaatctggtgcagttcagcaaactgggatgtgatcttggactgaaggttgtgtgactgttcctgtcaaatgaaaggtgaagatcaatatgtaatgtcaccgattgtgtttccctcagaggttgacagtgacatttgtcctgtgcatttttttaaacttgctttggcaattcaatagtttgtctaaatgcttctgaaatgtcgTGAGGGTAATCTGATAACCCATCAGTCCGCTAACCCAaatgcaattcccagctgccAATTCCTTTTCAGgtgcccattaattcccatttatccgtccaccaccccctagggggtgccgcaaggctcattgctgggaccgcagttatttacaatatatattaacgatttagacgagggaattaaatgtaacatctccaagtttgcggatgacacaaaactgggtggcagtgtgagctgcgaggaggatgttgtgaggctgcagggtgagttggacaggttgggtgagggggcagatgcatggcagatgcagtaaaatgtgaataaatgtgacgttatccactttggtggcaagaacaagaaggcagattattatctgaatggtgtcagatgaggaaaagtggaggtgcatcgagacctgggtgtccttgtacgccagtcaatgaaagtaagcatgcacgtacagcaggcagtgaagaaaactaatggcatgttggccttcattgtgagaggattggagtttaggagcaaggaggtcctactgcagttgtgcagggtcctgttgagaccacacctggaaaattgtgtgctgttttgatctcctaagttaaggaaagacattcttgctattgtgggagtgcagtgtaggttcatcaggttaattaccgggatggcgggactgacatatgatgaaagaatgtatcacaaatgctggagtaactcagcaggtcaggcagcatctaggagagagggaatgggtgacgtttttggtcgagaccctcttcagactgattctgaatgggtcgactgggctcgtattcactggaatttagaaagatgagataggatcttatagaaacatgtaaaattctttagggattggagagggtagatgcaggaaaaatgttcccgatgttgggggagtccagaaccaggggttatagtttaagaataaagggtaggccatgatcatattgaatgacggtgctggctcgaagggccgaacggcctactcctgcacctattttctatgcagcacccgaggtcagggtcgaacccgctcaccagaactgggagacagcagcactacttgtgtcactgcgctgccctgttattacacgcgtcacagggatcaaacctgcacaagatcaggaaatcgaaacttaaaagcctcaccagaactccagaaatcttctctttctgttgctgctccatttgctggatccctgatttatcttttgtgagagactggatggaagctttaacctgaccctgcgattgtgtttga is a window from the Rhinoraja longicauda isolate Sanriku21f unplaced genomic scaffold, sRhiLon1.1 Scf000740, whole genome shotgun sequence genome containing:
- the LOC144591233 gene encoding zinc-binding protein A33-like, coding for SWDREGRNSCPECREVFTDRTLRASRALARLAEKARTLSLNRTEKESKLHCEEHQEELKLFCETDKKLICVVCAAGREHKSHSFMPVKEAVENYKGQVKASIQSLTKDKSGIQQMEQQQKEKISGVLEQSHNLQSKITSQFAELHQILTEKEQRVLADIREEEKRILNRMKKNLGEIEENLKSIQEELSKLQQQMDQKDSVVFLKEEAGRKRRVRDEAKPLSVVEEALPIDKFHCPVSFNTTFKETSDDFKQVFVTLDVETAAPGLEVSEDRKRVRRTRTRRSLPDTGKRFTFNDMYT